The sequence below is a genomic window from Deinococcus terrestris.
CTGCCCACCCGGCTGCTGGACTGGACCTCCTCGCCCCTCGTGGCGCTGCACTTCGCCACCGCCGAGGAGGACCTGTACGGCGAGGACGGCGTGGTCTGGATGACCCACGTGGGGCGGACGAACGCGACCCTGCCCGCGCCGCTCTCGGCCCTGCTGGAGCATGAGGGGGCGGACGTGTTCACGGTGGACATGCTGGCCGCCTTCTCGCGGGCGCGGGAGCCCCTGGCGGCGGCCCCGGCCTCGCCCGCCTTCGAGTTGAACTGGCTCGAGGACCTGGAGCGCGAGGGCGAGCAGCCCTTCTTGCTGTTTCTGGAACCGCCTTCGCTCGACGAGCGGATCGTGCAGCAGGCAGCCCTGTTCTCGCTGCTCTCGGCACCCGACCTCGCTCTCGACGAGTGGCTGGCCAGGCACCCCGGCAGCGCCCGCAAGGTCATCCTCCCGGCCGAGTTCAAGTGGGAAATCCGCGACAAGCTCGACCAAGCCAACATCACCGAGCGCACCCTCTTTCCGGGGCTGGGCGGCCTGGGCAAATCCCTGCAACGCTACTACCGCCAGCGCGGCGAGGGCCAGGGCCAGGGCGACGCGCTGGAGGAGCAGAAGGAGGAATTGCGCCAGCGGGGGTGAGGTTGTCCGACTTAACGCAACCAGTACACGAACTGTTCCAGGGAAAATGCGGCCAGTTCGCCCTCCACAAAACCAGAGAGGGGCAAGCGCTCAGTCAACTCGGCACTGGTTTCAGGGGAGAGGGAAAGGAGGGGCGTAGACCACTCCTCTACGGCCACAAGCTCATGGCCAAATTTATGCAGCAACGGCGTGAGTCCCGGCGGACTGGCTGGCAACGTCAGGGCCAGAGGCAGGAAGACATGCTCTACAGCGACGACTACGCCATCAGCATTCGCCAGGGTGATCACGTATTCGCCCTCTTCCCACTCTCGCCGCAGCCCCAAACGCTCTATGCCATCCACAAATTGCTGCAAGTCCTCGGGCGTCCAGTGAGGGCGTCGCCTGAGCGCCCTTTGTAGGAACGGGCTGAGGTTAAGGGTTTTCCGCTGAAGGTCGGGCACCGTTACCACTCGGACCTGGCAGCGGTACAGGACGGACATGATGACAAGAGGTGTATCTGGCAGCACAAAAGCGACATGGTGGCTGTTGCTGAGATGAGCAGTTGCCCTGCCCCGGAACTGCACGTAAGCCCAATATTGGCCGGTCTCAGGCTCATCGTAGAGGGCATCGTCCCAGATGACCTCGACCTCCGGCTGACCTTCAAGTTCGCCAAGGACGTGCCAGAAATCGGGTACGCGGTTCACGGCATCACCCTAATACACGTGAAACTCCTGCAAGCCCGTCGCCTCGCTGTACTGGGGGTCCACCGCCGTCACGCGGGCGTGGGGCGGGCCGCGCCGCAGCCAGTGCAGCAAGCGGGCCAGGGCTTCCTCGGGGCCTTCGGCGACCACCTCTACCCGGCCGTCGAGGAGGTTCTCGGCACTGCCCGACAACCCGAGGTCGCGGGCGTGCCGCTGCACGTAGCGGCGGTAGCCCACCCCCTGCACGGTGCCGGAAACGAGAGCGGTCAGACGCATGGGAGGATGCTAGCCCGCCCATCCGGGGGGGAGGGTGCCGAAGCTGACGCTGGGGTGAAAAAAACGGGGGGACCCTCACCCCAGGGCCTTTAGAATGGGCCAGATGCCCGCCCCAACCGTCCTCTTCACAGGCCCGGCGTGACGCCGACCCCCCCCGCGCCTTCCCGGCCCCCCCGCTCCCGGCGGGCCGGGTGGGTGCTGCTGGCTCTGGCCGCGCTGCTGGGGCTGGCGGCATGGTTTGCCCCCACCCTGCTGGGGCAGTGGGCGCTGCGGCAATTCGGCGGCGACGTGGTGACGGCCGAGGGCGTGGACGGGCGGCTGTGGTCGCCGGGCCTGCGGGGGGCGCGGGTCCAGATTCCCGGCGTGGACGCCACGGCAGACGAGGCCAGCGTGCGCGTGACCGGGGTGGACCCCCGCACCCGCACCTTGCGGCTGGACGCGGCTGTGAAGAACGGCACCGTGAACCTGCGCCTGGGCGACCTGCTGCGGCGCGGTCCGGCCTCCGGGGAGGCCAGCGGGGGAGGCGGCTGGCGGGTGGTGCTGGGCGGGCTGGACGTGCAGGGCACGCGGGTGAATGTGGACGGGGCAGGACTGAACGTGCCCGACGGCCGTTTCCGGGTCTCGCCTCTGGACGATGGGCGGCTGGCCGTGCGTGGACAGACCCGGCAGGGCGACCTCAACGCGAACGTGACCGTGCAAGAGGGCGAGCTGGGCAACCGCTTCCTGCTGGACGTGGATGCCGACGCGCGGATCATCAACCACTACTGGCCGGGCGTGACAGGCGGACGCATCACCGGGCAGTACGCGGTGGGCGGGGGGGCGCCGATTCGCGGGGACCTGCGGGTGCGCGGCGCGGGCCTGCGGGTGCCGGAAGCCGAATACGTGACGGTGGGGGACGTGAACGGCACCCTCGCCCACCGGGGCGACGACCTCGCCCTGCGGCTCGCCGGGCGCGGCTGGGACGGCCCGGTGACGGCACGGGCCACCGCGAACACCCGCCAGCAGCGCTGGGACGTGACCGCCGAGGCGACCCCCCGCGTGGCAGGACTGGCGCAGGCACTCGGCACCACGGGCGACGGCGCCCTGCGCCTGCGGGCCACCGCCGGGGGTTGGAGCCGCGCCGAGGTGCGGGCGGAGGTGGCCGGGGCGGGGCGCTTCGCCGGGGTGCCCTTCGACGACCTGCGGGCGCAGTACGCCTTCGCCAGCCCGAGCGGGGAGGGCGAGTTGCCCCAGGCCAACACCCTCACCTTCCGGGCCGACACCCGCCTGAGCGGGGAACAGACCCTGGCGGGCGAGTGGACGTTCGGGCGTTCGGGGCGGGCGACCTGGGCGGGCGACTTCGCCGGGAGGCCGCTGGACGTGCGGGCGGGCGTGGACGCGCGAAACCTCGTCACCCTGACGGGCGAGGGGCTGGGCGGGCCGCTGGCTGGGCGCTACTCGCTGCCCACGCAGGCGCTGACCGCCACCCTCAACCCCGACTACGGGGCGGCGTCGGCGCGGGTGGCCCTGAGTGGCACCCCGCGTGACCTGCGGGCGCGGGTGACGGATGGGGCGGCGGGTCCCTTCCGGCTGGAGGGCACCGCCCGGCTGAACGGGGAAGGGCTGCGGGCCGACTTCGGCGCGGCGCGGCTGGACCTGAACCGCGAGTTCCGGGGGGGCTGGAGCGTGCAGGGCCTCAGCGGGGCGGGCGTGACCCTCAGTGGCGAGGGCGACCTTGACCTGACCGAAGGACTCCTGGGTGGAACGCTCGCGGCGGACGTGCCCGGCGTGACGGGGACCCTGCGTGGCCCGGTCGCGCTGAACCTGCCGGAGCAGCGCGGCACTTTTGCCCCGAACGGGCAGCGGCTGGTGTGGAACGGGGACGCCTTCACCCTCACGGCGCGGGACCTTGCGGTGGCGGGCGGGGCGCGGGTCAACGGGACGGCGACGGTGATGACGGACCGCCGGGTCACGGGCACGCTGACGGCGCAGGGGAACGGCTACGACCTGACGGCCACCGGGCGCGGCGACTATGCCGACCTGCGCGGCACGGCGGGCGGCGTGAGCGTCTCGGCACGAACCGTCCTGGCCGACGACTTCCGCACGACGGCGCAGGTCGAGGGGGCCGACATCGCGGGCGAGTTCGCTCTGGAAGGCGGTGGCGTCCGCTTCGCCCTCACGACGGCGGGGCCGGACGGCGGGCGCGAGACAGCGCGGGGCGTCCTCAGCGGAGAGAGCTGGGACGCGGCCGGGCGGGTCAACCTCGCGGCGCTGCGGCCGCTGGTGGGGCAGCCCGACCTCGCCGGAACGCTGGACCTCGCGCTGGCGGGAACGGGCGGCACGGCGGGGGTGGACGTGCGGGTCGCTGGGGCGAGCGTGGCGGGCACGCTGACCCGGCGCGGCGGCGAGGTCACGGCCGAGCTGCGTGGCGCTTACGCGGACGCGGTCGCCCGGTTGAGCGGCCGGGTGTATCCGGACGTGGCCGCCTCCGGCCCGGTGACGTGGCAGGGGCAGACGCTCGCGGCGAGCGTGGCCGGGCCATACGGCGACCTGCGGGCACGGCTGACTGGGCGCACCACCCCGCTGACCCAGGCGGGCGTGACGCTGCCGGGGCAGGCGGTGGACCTCACGGCCACGCTGACGCCGCGCCTCACGGCGAGCGGGACCTGGGGCGACCTACGGGTGCGGTACGACGCCCGGACGGGATTGGTGGCGGTTGAAGGGACCCAGGCCCTCACCGCCTTTGGGCGCTCCGGGCAGGTGCAGGGCCGCGCGACGTGGGGGCCAGGCTTCGCGGGCGAGGTGCGGGCGCGGGGCACGCTGGAAGGCGGCTATGCGGTCGCGCTGGCCGGACCGTGGCGGGCACTGGACGTGACCGCGCAGGGTCCGGGTGGCCTGCGGGCGAGCGGGACGGCGGCGCTCCCGGAAGCGAGCTATGACCTGCGGGTGCGTGGGCCGCTGGAGGGCTTCTATGTGGACGGGCGGGTGCGCGGCACCGGGGCCGAGCCACGCGGCACCCTGGACGTGTTTGACGGGGCGGGCGGCACGGCGCGGGTCAATCTGCACGGCCTCTCCGACTTCGACGTGCGGGCGCGGCAGCTCACGCTGGCGGGGCAACCGCTGGTGGGCGACCTGACGGCGCGGAGCGGGCAACTTTCGGGCACCCTGAGCGCCGGGCCGCTGCGCCTCGTGGCGCGGGACGGGCGGGTGGACGGCTCCGGGGAACTTGCCGGGCATCGTCTGACCGCCCAGGGCCGACTGACCCTTCCCGCGACCTTGCAGGACCTGCGTGTGAACGTGACCGGGCCGCTGCTGACTGCCTCGGCCACCGGGAATGTGGACTCTCTGCGCGGCACCGTGCGTCTGCGTCCGCAAGCTGTTGGGGAGGGGGCGGCGCGGGCCAGCCTTCCGGCGCAGTCCTTCCCGCTCACCGCCGACCTGACCGGACCACGTGTGACCGTGGGTGGACTGACCTACGCGGCGGGACGCTGGAGTGGCGGGCTGGGCGTGCGGTACGCGCTGGGTGGGCGGGCCGGGACGGTGGCGGTGCGCGGTGGGGGCCGGACGCTGGCGGCGCTGCCGTCGGGTCCACTCGCTGGACGGGTCAACCTCCTGCCGCGCCTGGGTGGGCAACTTCAGACCGACCTCTCCCCCTTCCTGACCGCGCTCCCTGCCGATCTGCGGACAGAACTCGTCGCCGGGCGGCTCGTCGCGGACGTGACGGCGCAAGGCGCAACGCTGACCAACTCCGGCAGCCGTTACCTGGGCCAGCCGCTGGATCTGCGGGCGCAGGTGGACTGGCGGCGCGGGGTGCGGGCGTCGGGCACGCTGACCCATCCGGGAGGCCGGGTGCCCTTCGCCTACGACGGGCGCGATCTGCGGGTGCGCGGCGCGAGGTTGGACGCCCGCGTGCTGCGGCCCTTCGTGGAGGCGACCGGGCGCGTGACGGCCACACTGACGCTGCCGGGGCTGGACGTGGAGCGGGCGAGCGGGCAAATCGGCGTGAATGTGCAGGCGCTGGGCGAGCGGGTCACGGGCCGCCTCACGCTGGCGAACGGGCAAGCTGCGGGCGAGTTGCGGGCCGGGCCTCTGCGCCTGACCGCACGGGATGGGAGGCTGGCGCTGACGGGCGAGGCAGCCGACCACACCCTGACCGCGACGGCCCGGCTGCGAGGGCTGAGCGAGGTGTCGGACGTGCGGGCCAATGTGACCGGCCCCTACCTGGAAGCGAGCGCGGCGGGCGACCTGACGGCCCTGCGCGGCAGCGTGCGGGTGCGTGGGCAGAGCTTCGGGGCCGACGCCGCGCAACTTGTGCTTCCGGCCCAGACGTTGCCGCTGAGTGTCGCCCCCACGGCGGGCCGGATCAACGTGGGTGGCCTGACCTTCGCGGGGGGACGCTGGGATAGCGGAACCAACCTGCGCTACACCCTCGGCGGGCGGGCGGGGACGGTGGCCGTGCGAGGTGGGGGCCGGACGCTGGCGGCGCTGCCGTCGGGTCCACTCGCTGGACGGGTCAACCTCCTTCCACGCCTGGGTGGGCAACTTCAGACCGACCTCTCCCCCTTCTTGGCCGCACTCCCTGCCGATCTGAGGGGCGAACTCGTTGCCGGGCGACTCGTCGCGGACGTGACCCCGGACGGCGCGACCCTGAGCAATTCGGGCACGCGCTACCTGGGCCAGCCGCTGGGCCTGAGTGGGGCCGTCTCGTGGCAAGGCGGCGTGCGGGCCACCGCCGAGCTGACCCACCCCGGCACCCGCATCCCGCTGACCTACGACGGGCGCGACTTCGCCATCCGGGGGGCGGTGCTAGACGCCCTCGCGCTGCGGCCCTTCGTGGAGGCGACTGGGCGCGTCACCGCCGACCTGACCGTGCCGGAGCTGGACTTTGACCGGGCGACGGGGCGAGCGGACGTGAATCTCTCGGCGGCCGGGCAGAGCGCGACCGGGCGGGTCACCCTGACGCGCGGGCAGCTCGCGGGCGACCTGGCGAGCGACCTCGGCGGGCTGGCGCTGCGGGTGCGCGGGCCGCTCTACCCCCGTGCGGAGGCCGACCTGACCCTAGGAGAGGTGCGAGGCACCCTGACGGGGAACGCGGCCGACACCTTGACCTTGCGGGCGGCGGGGCGGTACGAGGGCCGGGCCGTGGACCTCACGGCGGTGGGCCGGGCGCTCACCGGGCCGGGCGCAAGCGCGACCCTCCAGGCGACGGTTGCGGGCGGCACCCTGGCGCTCAACCTCAGCCGGACCCCGGACGACTGGGCCGTCACGGGCCGGGTGGACGTGCCCGACCTGGGGCCGCTCGCGGGGACGAATGGGTGGGTCAGCGGCAGCGTGAGCGGCACCCTGCGCGCGTTGCGGCTGGACACGGAGGGCGAGGTCGCGGGCGTGACCTTCCGCGCCCCGGCCACCTACGCGGGCGGCGTGCTGCGGGTGCAGGGCGGCACAGGCACGCTGCCGGACGGGCTGGGCACCTTCCGGACGAGCGGTCCTGTCATCCCCGAGCTGCGCCTCAGCGCGAAGGCCAGCCTGCGCGATGCTCTCCCCGGCGAGTACACCGGGCAGGTGTTGGGGTCGTTCAGCAAGCCCGACGTGCGGGTGCAGGGCGTCCTCAATAGTGGAGTCGGTGGCCTTCAGGCGGCGGGCACCCGTGTCACCGCGCGGCTGTTCGGGCGCGATTGGAAGGCCGACCTGGGCGGCGAGGCCCTGGCCGGAACCGTGCGGGGGCGGCTGGGGTCGGGGGCGCTCGGCGGGCTGCTGACGGCGCGGCTGAACGTCCACGCGCCCTACGTCGCCGGGGACACCCGTGTGCGGCTCGACGGGGTGACCGGCTGGAATGTCCGCACCGGCTGGCTGGGTGACCTGCGGGCCACCGGCAGCGTACCGGGCGGGGCGCTGGACGCCCGCCTCACCGGAGCGGGGCCGCTGGCCCTGGCCGCGAGCGTCGGCCCAGCACGGGTGACGGGGACCTTCCCCGCCGACCTCCCGCTGCGGCCGGGCGGCACGCTGGACCTCGCGGCGCTGGACGTGGGCGCCCTGTGGGAGCGTCCCGGCCAACTGCGGGCGACGGGCCGGGCCACGCTGGAGGGCGACACCTGGGCGGGCGCTGGGGCCACCTTCGCCGGGCGACTGGACGATGTGGAAGGGGACCTCAGCGGCGACGTGGGGGCGACGTACCGGGCCGGGACCGTCTCGCTGCGGCTCGCCGGGGCGCGGCTCTCGGGCGGGGGCACGCTGGAGGGCGGGCGCTACCGCCTGAGCGTGCGGGCCGAGCCCGTGCGTCTTGCGCGGCTGCTGCCTCCCGCGTGGGACGTAGACGCGCTGACCTTCGGCGGCACCGTGGAGGCGAACGGTACCCTGACGGGCGGGCCGGAGCGGGTCGAGGCCCGCCAAGTGGCCCTGCGTGGCGAACAGGGGCAGGCCGGGCCATTCAGCCTGTACGGGCGGGCCACGTTCTCGCGGCAGCCGGGAACACCCGACCGTCTGGACGCCGAACTGGACGGCAGCCTGCGCGGAGGGGTGTTGAAGGCGCGGGGGGCGCTGCCCGACGGTGTGCGCTTGACCGTGCGTGATGTGGACGCCCGCGCCGTCGGCGTCGGCCAGGTGGGGGGCGACCTCACCCTGACTGGACCGCTGCGTGACCTGCGCGTGTCCGGGCAGGCGACCGCCCGCGCGGACGGCTTCGACGCCCTCGCCACTCTCTCCGGCCCCGTGCGTGACGCCCGTGCCCACGCTCGCCTGACCCTGAAGGGTAAGGAGCAAAGTGGCATCCTCTACGCCGACGCCCGCGACCTCGACCTGGGCGCGGGCACCGTGCGGACACGGGTCTACGGCACGGCGCGGCAGGGCGGCAATGACCTTACACTGGACCTGGAGGGCACCTGGCCCCGGCTGGCGGGCACCGCGACCGCGCGGGTCGGTGGCTTGCCTGCCCCGGTCACCCTGCGCGGTGACGGACAGGGCGGCTACGCGCTGGCGGCGGGGGCGCTGGGCGAGGGTGCTCTGACCCTCACGGACGGGGAGGGCTTCGTGCCCAACCTCGGCGGCACCCTGCGGCTGCGGCCCCTCGCGCTGGTGGAGGGTGCCATGGGCGAGGCGGCGGCAGAGGTCACCCTCTCCGGCCCGCTGACTGCTCCGAGCCTGACGGGGACGCTGGAGACGCGCGAAGCGGAAGCCTTCGGCGTCACGCTGGCCGACACGCGGGGCACCTTCGGGGGCACCCTCGCCGACCTGCGCGGCACGCTGACCCAGGGCACGGACCCCGTGCTGACGCTGGAGGGCCACCGCCTCACCCTCGCGGGTCTAACGCTGGGTGCGGCGGGCGGCACTGTGCGGGCCAGCGGCACCGTCACGCTGAACGGCTCCCCTGCGGCCGACCTCACCCTCGCGGCGGGGGGCGGGCTGGAGGGCAACGTGCGGGCCACCTACCGCGCCCGGGCGCT
It includes:
- a CDS encoding FRG domain-containing protein; this encodes MEELTVSTWPELHDVLYADSWNPELRRHRSPYVFRGQGRGSAPLTTSLQRQGGDTRAIEGHLLRNFRKYAHRSGIDRDLAWYWLAVGQHHGLPTRLLDWTSSPLVALHFATAEEDLYGEDGVVWMTHVGRTNATLPAPLSALLEHEGADVFTVDMLAAFSRAREPLAAAPASPAFELNWLEDLEREGEQPFLLFLEPPSLDERIVQQAALFSLLSAPDLALDEWLARHPGSARKVILPAEFKWEIRDKLDQANITERTLFPGLGGLGKSLQRYYRQRGEGQGQGDALEEQKEELRQRG
- a CDS encoding acylphosphatase gives rise to the protein MRLTALVSGTVQGVGYRRYVQRHARDLGLSGSAENLLDGRVEVVAEGPEEALARLLHWLRRGPPHARVTAVDPQYSEATGLQEFHVY
- a CDS encoding translocation/assembly module TamB domain-containing protein, which translates into the protein MTPTPPAPSRPPRSRRAGWVLLALAALLGLAAWFAPTLLGQWALRQFGGDVVTAEGVDGRLWSPGLRGARVQIPGVDATADEASVRVTGVDPRTRTLRLDAAVKNGTVNLRLGDLLRRGPASGEASGGGGWRVVLGGLDVQGTRVNVDGAGLNVPDGRFRVSPLDDGRLAVRGQTRQGDLNANVTVQEGELGNRFLLDVDADARIINHYWPGVTGGRITGQYAVGGGAPIRGDLRVRGAGLRVPEAEYVTVGDVNGTLAHRGDDLALRLAGRGWDGPVTARATANTRQQRWDVTAEATPRVAGLAQALGTTGDGALRLRATAGGWSRAEVRAEVAGAGRFAGVPFDDLRAQYAFASPSGEGELPQANTLTFRADTRLSGEQTLAGEWTFGRSGRATWAGDFAGRPLDVRAGVDARNLVTLTGEGLGGPLAGRYSLPTQALTATLNPDYGAASARVALSGTPRDLRARVTDGAAGPFRLEGTARLNGEGLRADFGAARLDLNREFRGGWSVQGLSGAGVTLSGEGDLDLTEGLLGGTLAADVPGVTGTLRGPVALNLPEQRGTFAPNGQRLVWNGDAFTLTARDLAVAGGARVNGTATVMTDRRVTGTLTAQGNGYDLTATGRGDYADLRGTAGGVSVSARTVLADDFRTTAQVEGADIAGEFALEGGGVRFALTTAGPDGGRETARGVLSGESWDAAGRVNLAALRPLVGQPDLAGTLDLALAGTGGTAGVDVRVAGASVAGTLTRRGGEVTAELRGAYADAVARLSGRVYPDVAASGPVTWQGQTLAASVAGPYGDLRARLTGRTTPLTQAGVTLPGQAVDLTATLTPRLTASGTWGDLRVRYDARTGLVAVEGTQALTAFGRSGQVQGRATWGPGFAGEVRARGTLEGGYAVALAGPWRALDVTAQGPGGLRASGTAALPEASYDLRVRGPLEGFYVDGRVRGTGAEPRGTLDVFDGAGGTARVNLHGLSDFDVRARQLTLAGQPLVGDLTARSGQLSGTLSAGPLRLVARDGRVDGSGELAGHRLTAQGRLTLPATLQDLRVNVTGPLLTASATGNVDSLRGTVRLRPQAVGEGAARASLPAQSFPLTADLTGPRVTVGGLTYAAGRWSGGLGVRYALGGRAGTVAVRGGGRTLAALPSGPLAGRVNLLPRLGGQLQTDLSPFLTALPADLRTELVAGRLVADVTAQGATLTNSGSRYLGQPLDLRAQVDWRRGVRASGTLTHPGGRVPFAYDGRDLRVRGARLDARVLRPFVEATGRVTATLTLPGLDVERASGQIGVNVQALGERVTGRLTLANGQAAGELRAGPLRLTARDGRLALTGEAADHTLTATARLRGLSEVSDVRANVTGPYLEASAAGDLTALRGSVRVRGQSFGADAAQLVLPAQTLPLSVAPTAGRINVGGLTFAGGRWDSGTNLRYTLGGRAGTVAVRGGGRTLAALPSGPLAGRVNLLPRLGGQLQTDLSPFLAALPADLRGELVAGRLVADVTPDGATLSNSGTRYLGQPLGLSGAVSWQGGVRATAELTHPGTRIPLTYDGRDFAIRGAVLDALALRPFVEATGRVTADLTVPELDFDRATGRADVNLSAAGQSATGRVTLTRGQLAGDLASDLGGLALRVRGPLYPRAEADLTLGEVRGTLTGNAADTLTLRAAGRYEGRAVDLTAVGRALTGPGASATLQATVAGGTLALNLSRTPDDWAVTGRVDVPDLGPLAGTNGWVSGSVSGTLRALRLDTEGEVAGVTFRAPATYAGGVLRVQGGTGTLPDGLGTFRTSGPVIPELRLSAKASLRDALPGEYTGQVLGSFSKPDVRVQGVLNSGVGGLQAAGTRVTARLFGRDWKADLGGEALAGTVRGRLGSGALGGLLTARLNVHAPYVAGDTRVRLDGVTGWNVRTGWLGDLRATGSVPGGALDARLTGAGPLALAASVGPARVTGTFPADLPLRPGGTLDLAALDVGALWERPGQLRATGRATLEGDTWAGAGATFAGRLDDVEGDLSGDVGATYRAGTVSLRLAGARLSGGGTLEGGRYRLSVRAEPVRLARLLPPAWDVDALTFGGTVEANGTLTGGPERVEARQVALRGEQGQAGPFSLYGRATFSRQPGTPDRLDAELDGSLRGGVLKARGALPDGVRLTVRDVDARAVGVGQVGGDLTLTGPLRDLRVSGQATARADGFDALATLSGPVRDARAHARLTLKGKEQSGILYADARDLDLGAGTVRTRVYGTARQGGNDLTLDLEGTWPRLAGTATARVGGLPAPVTLRGDGQGGYALAAGALGEGALTLTDGEGFVPNLGGTLRLRPLALVEGAMGEAAAEVTLSGPLTAPSLTGTLETREAEAFGVTLADTRGTFGGTLADLRGTLTQGTDPVLTLEGHRLTLAGLTLGAAGGTVRASGTVTLNGSPAADLTLAAGGGLEGNVRATYRARALTLDGTLGAAGLRAALDVNADPFTGWHGTVRVTGGPDGVLTAPAVLRLDGPLAQPLVSGEAGLLGAGARIVATPGGVQVRLVDGPGAQANGVLEVRPDEAGGWRWLGTAALTRPELSLSVTPQGPLADPRLTLSLRRGEWRAAGEASLQAADLDVTDGERTGQVTWTGDVLRAELPGLDLGRLNLEGVTGRLTASGTANTASGEGRVALRVTDVTTTYEVPYLGLTLGGDLTGELTLAGGRPSLTATAALPAGTLNLTAAQGEGGWTGRLSGSVRQGDGTLTADVTAGAGGLTGTLAAARYPLDLPGLSATGEGVRLDGTVALQGQTFAANLSAVNTVGAARVTGTGGLADVLPALEALGTLRPTGDGYRLRARLDEVELGELALAPGLAGRVSGEATLNDGGGTVILTSPALTLGPKQLGARVEGTLIGGDWRLRGFLGETDFLASLTGGVLSGQATLQALPLGALTTAVTGTPVGEGVVTGVARFRVPLADPLAGSATVVAERIRVTAVTGTGPQAITETLTGTGTLDYADRELRNVNIQLAGAGTWDVRGGYTRERVDLQARFDGTTFTPVLRLLPGLAGLDPSLKGTVTLSAAGTYDRPRGLLRAQNLAGSLAGLSLQVPALEGDLPDSGAFNASGRVLTGGVLGSDGTLEVRGQLSLGRLSGTTATFRGLLAPQALGALPNSVVTVTQAGEDRWTVEASSRTPATAAGPAGTLRLTGALTPRLDLSLTAQGYALPISVISARDSSLDADLRLLDDGTVVRVSGAASFARLVLGRTDAVATIPPPGQSTSGTDGRPTDTFPSPLPPEYTTFPDPAGEEGADVPAPVRPFLERLVFEDIPIRAPGGIRVDEALARAEFGGGLVLSGTGARPRLTGEIVAERGSLFLRENEFTLREGRVTFAGDGLYPSFALNAAGTVAAVTTRQRVPVVLDVRGQFEPQPSGQNVLNLQTTLSCAPGANGNCADPVTRTPYTEAQLYALVATGVPNLDALPENLASLGTSALQTALNIFVLGELERNVARALGLDVFRLTPNLAADGGEFGATITLGSYLTRDLYLQYQVDLTGEGLLDATYTTPDGRLSFQVSTPLGLGLQAVRPSISAAYNFGPRSSVSVGVANDEDSTTFRFGVTYRFFGR